One Candidatus Nezhaarchaeota archaeon genomic window, CACCGGCCCTCTCTTTTCATATAAAATATTAGTGGGAGTGGGCAAGCGCCTACTTCCTCTCCACCCTTACCTCAACGCTACTTCTTCTTAGTATAGTCGTAGAAGCCTCGGCCACTTTTACGCCCAGTCCAGCCAGCTCTCACCATTTGCTTTAAGATGACCGGCGGAGCGTACTTAGGGTCGTTAGTCTCCCGGTAGATAGACTCCAGCACGTCGAGGGTAGTGTCCAGCCCTATTAAGTCTAAGAGCTCCAGCGGGCCCATGGGCATGTTGTAGCCGAGCTTCATGGCCGCGTCTATGTCCTCAGCGGTGGCAATGCCCTGCTCATAAGCCCTCATGGCCTCAGCTAAGTACGGGAGCGCCAGCCTATTGGCTATGAAGCCCGGCACGTCCTTGACGACCACCGGCGTCTTGCCGAGCTTAATAGCTATGTCCTTAATTAGCTGAACAGTCTCATCAGACGTCGACAGCCCTCTAACTACCTCGACTAGCCTCATGACGGGGACGGGGTTAAAGAAGTGCATTCCAACCACCCGGTCTGGGCGTTTCGTAGCCCCAGCTAGGGCAGTTATGCTTAGCGTTGAAG contains:
- a CDS encoding 3-hydroxybutyryl-CoA dehydrogenase; the protein is MRAEDVRNVTVVGFGVMGTGIAQVFAQSGFNVVARDVSEEVLRRGVETIKNGPFGLYKAVEKGKLKKEEAEAALNRIKTTTSLDEAARNADLVVEAIFENLELKKQLFKELDEKCPKQTVLASNTSTLSITALAGATKRPDRVVGMHFFNPVPVMRLVEVVRGLSTSDETVQLIKDIAIKLGKTPVVVKDVPGFIANRLALPYLAEAMRAYEQGIATAEDIDAAMKLGYNMPMGPLELLDLIGLDTTLDVLESIYRETNDPKYAPPVILKQMVRAGWTGRKSGRGFYDYTKKK